A genome region from Bacteroides stercoris ATCC 43183 includes the following:
- a CDS encoding DNA topoisomerase 3, with amino-acid sequence MIVCIAEKPSVARDIADVLGAKDKKDGYIEGNGYQVTWTFGHLCTLKEPHEYTPNWKSWSLGSLPMVPPRFGIKLISNPTYERQFHVIENLMQHADMIINCGDAGQEGELIQRWVMQKAGARCPVKRLWISSLTEEAIREGFAKLRDASDFQPLYEAGLSRAIGDWLLGMNATRLYTMKYGQNRQVLSIGRVQTPTLALIVNRQLEIQNFVPKQYWELKTVYRDTTFSAILRKSDEELVLEAEKQKEGATAKAAKPEDNRGIEPITDRERGEALLEQIKNSLFTITNVTRKNGKEAPPRLFDLTSLQVECNRKFAFSADETLKTIQSLYEKKVTTYPRVDTTFLSDDIYPKCPGILKGLRDYQALTAPLDGATLPKSKKVFDNSKVTDHHAIIPTGQPPQNLTDMERRVFDLIARRFIAVFYPDCLFATTTVIGEVEQIEFKVSGKQILEPGWRVVFGTPSAQSQEEKEEKGGEEENVLPAFVVGESGPHLPDLYEKWTQPPRPYTEATLLRAMETAGKLVDNDELRDALKENGIGRPSTRAAIIETLFKRNYIRKEKKNLIATPTGVELIQIIHEELLKSAELTGIWEKKLREIEKRTYNAGQFLEELKQMVSEIVMSVLSDNSNRHITIQAPVPEKGKGEKAAAASDKPKKEPKKRAPRKSATKKTEQAAGENQPADALVGQPCPLCGKGTVIKGKTAYGCSEWKSGCTFRKPFE; translated from the coding sequence ATGATAGTTTGTATTGCCGAAAAGCCTTCCGTGGCGCGTGACATAGCCGATGTACTCGGAGCGAAAGATAAGAAAGACGGGTACATCGAGGGAAACGGATACCAGGTGACCTGGACGTTCGGGCATCTCTGTACCCTTAAGGAACCGCACGAATACACACCCAACTGGAAGTCGTGGAGCTTGGGCAGCCTGCCTATGGTTCCGCCCCGCTTCGGCATCAAGCTTATCAGCAACCCTACCTACGAACGCCAGTTCCACGTAATCGAGAACCTCATGCAGCATGCCGACATGATTATAAACTGCGGTGATGCCGGACAGGAGGGAGAGTTGATTCAGCGTTGGGTGATGCAGAAAGCCGGTGCGCGTTGTCCGGTGAAGCGTCTGTGGATTTCCTCGCTGACGGAAGAAGCCATCCGCGAAGGGTTTGCCAAACTGAGGGATGCGTCCGATTTCCAGCCGTTGTACGAGGCGGGGCTTTCGCGTGCCATCGGCGACTGGCTGTTGGGCATGAACGCCACCCGCCTGTACACCATGAAGTACGGGCAGAACCGGCAGGTACTTTCCATCGGACGTGTGCAGACGCCTACGCTCGCGCTCATCGTAAACCGACAGCTCGAAATACAGAACTTCGTTCCCAAGCAATACTGGGAACTGAAGACGGTGTATCGCGACACCACCTTCTCCGCCATTCTCCGCAAGAGCGATGAGGAACTGGTGCTGGAAGCGGAAAAACAGAAAGAAGGGGCAACCGCCAAAGCTGCCAAACCCGAAGATAACCGGGGAATAGAACCTATCACAGACCGGGAACGGGGTGAGGCTTTGCTGGAACAGATAAAGAATTCTCTTTTTACCATAACGAACGTTACCCGCAAGAACGGGAAAGAGGCTCCGCCCCGTCTGTTCGACCTGACGTCCCTGCAGGTGGAGTGCAACCGGAAATTCGCTTTCTCTGCCGATGAGACGCTGAAAACCATCCAGTCGCTTTACGAAAAGAAAGTAACGACCTATCCGCGTGTAGATACCACTTTTCTGAGTGACGACATCTATCCCAAATGTCCCGGCATACTGAAGGGGCTGCGCGATTACCAGGCGTTGACTGCTCCGTTGGACGGGGCTACTCTGCCGAAGTCGAAGAAGGTGTTCGACAACTCGAAAGTGACGGACCACCATGCCATCATTCCTACCGGCCAGCCGCCCCAGAACCTGACGGATATGGAGCGCCGCGTATTCGACCTGATTGCACGCCGTTTCATTGCCGTGTTCTATCCGGACTGTCTGTTCGCTACAACCACCGTAATAGGCGAGGTGGAGCAGATAGAGTTTAAGGTTTCGGGCAAGCAGATACTGGAACCCGGCTGGCGTGTGGTATTCGGCACGCCCTCGGCACAGTCGCAGGAGGAAAAAGAGGAGAAGGGCGGCGAAGAAGAGAATGTGCTCCCCGCCTTTGTGGTGGGAGAGAGCGGCCCGCACCTGCCCGACCTGTACGAGAAGTGGACGCAACCGCCGCGTCCGTACACCGAAGCCACCTTGCTGCGCGCCATGGAAACTGCCGGCAAGCTGGTGGACAACGACGAACTGCGCGATGCCTTGAAAGAGAACGGTATCGGCCGTCCTTCCACGCGTGCCGCCATTATCGAGACGCTCTTCAAGCGCAACTATATCCGTAAGGAGAAAAAGAACCTGATAGCTACCCCTACGGGTGTGGAACTGATTCAGATTATCCACGAAGAGTTGTTGAAATCTGCCGAACTGACGGGTATATGGGAAAAGAAGTTGCGTGAAATAGAGAAGCGTACCTATAATGCCGGACAGTTTTTGGAGGAGTTGAAGCAGATGGTATCGGAGATTGTGATGAGTGTACTTTCCGATAACAGCAACCGTCATATCACAATACAGGCTCCCGTGCCGGAAAAGGGTAAGGGAGAAAAAGCCGCTGCCGCATCCGATAAACCGAAGAAAGAACCGAAGAAAAGAGCGCCGCGGAAGTCTGCAACGAAGAAAACGGAGCAGGCAGCCGGTGAGAACCAGCCTGCCGATGCGCTGGTAGGCCAACCTTGCCCACTTTGCGGAAAAGGAACGGTTATTAAAGGAAAAACGGCTTACGGTTGTTCCGAATGGAAAAGCGGTTGTACATTCCGCAAGCCGTTCGAGTAA
- a CDS encoding sulfatase has protein sequence MVKQISVKHIACLSLLSTSMAHAAERPNIIYIFTDQHTANAMSCAGNPDLHTPNLDRLAAAGIMFQNAYCTAPLSGPSRGAMFTGCYPGTTGLLVNGAPLQESLQTRTLGTLVKNAGYECAYGGKWHVPELDIPDKVRGFDQIYKHSDDGLAEACVEFLSRKHNKPFFLVASYDNPHNICEYARSQNLPYGNLDIPEIRNCPGLPPNFAKNPYDADVIEKERENNFNVYPTATFTPEDWRMYRYTYYRLVEKVDREIGKIVDAIDKNNLWENTVVIFSSDHGDGIGAHHWNQKSALYEEVVNIPFIVTLPGKKHAGTKLPQLISNGVDFFATVCDWAGAKLTEDADGKSFRKIAEEGNPQAPHQEYVITETQFDGSKTRGWMVRTARYKYVLYDKGRHREQLFDMQNDRGETRNLMMENAYTKVAQEHRDILEKFMNSHKIRPTRPKLHDVPGKVLTKATKH, from the coding sequence ATGGTAAAACAAATCTCAGTGAAGCACATAGCCTGCCTATCCCTGCTCAGTACATCAATGGCACACGCTGCCGAACGTCCCAACATCATCTACATCTTTACCGACCAGCATACGGCAAACGCCATGAGCTGCGCCGGAAACCCGGACTTGCACACGCCCAATCTGGACAGACTGGCTGCCGCCGGTATCATGTTCCAGAATGCTTACTGTACCGCACCGCTCAGCGGCCCTTCACGCGGCGCCATGTTCACGGGATGCTACCCAGGCACAACAGGACTGTTGGTCAACGGTGCTCCGCTACAAGAATCACTCCAGACGCGAACCCTGGGCACACTGGTAAAAAATGCTGGATACGAATGCGCCTACGGCGGCAAATGGCATGTGCCCGAACTCGATATTCCGGATAAAGTGCGAGGATTCGACCAAATTTACAAACACAGCGATGACGGACTGGCAGAAGCATGTGTGGAATTCCTTTCGCGCAAACACAACAAGCCTTTCTTCCTGGTAGCTTCTTATGACAATCCGCATAATATCTGCGAATATGCACGCAGCCAGAATCTTCCCTACGGCAACCTGGACATACCCGAAATACGCAATTGTCCGGGACTTCCCCCTAACTTTGCCAAGAACCCATACGATGCCGATGTCATCGAGAAAGAAAGGGAAAACAATTTCAACGTCTACCCCACCGCCACTTTCACCCCCGAAGACTGGCGTATGTACCGCTACACATACTATCGCCTCGTAGAGAAAGTAGACCGTGAAATCGGCAAGATTGTAGATGCCATCGACAAGAATAACTTGTGGGAAAATACCGTCGTTATCTTCTCCAGCGACCACGGAGACGGAATAGGCGCCCACCACTGGAACCAGAAATCGGCCCTGTACGAGGAAGTGGTAAACATCCCGTTCATCGTAACCCTGCCCGGCAAGAAACATGCCGGCACGAAGCTGCCGCAGCTCATCAGTAACGGTGTAGACTTCTTCGCTACCGTTTGCGACTGGGCAGGCGCCAAACTGACGGAAGACGCTGACGGAAAGTCGTTCCGCAAAATAGCCGAAGAAGGCAATCCGCAAGCTCCCCACCAGGAGTATGTCATTACCGAAACACAATTCGACGGCAGCAAGACACGGGGCTGGATGGTACGCACCGCACGCTACAAATATGTATTGTACGACAAAGGAAGACACCGCGAACAACTGTTCGACATGCAGAACGACCGGGGCGAGACAAGAAACCTGATGATGGAGAACGCCTATACAAAAGTGGCGCAGGAACATCGTGATATTCTTGAGAAATTCATGAATAGCCATAAAATCAGACCGACGCGTCCCAAATTGCACGACGTGCCGGGAAAGGTGCTCACAAAAGCAACCAAACATTAA